In Bythopirellula goksoeyrii, a single window of DNA contains:
- a CDS encoding AAA family ATPase, with protein sequence MTTSMTHEQIEALSEEIKDSSKPFRQLIAEVGNTIVGQEELIHRMLVGLLANGHLLIEGVPGLAKTTAVSCLAKGIQTGFQRLQFTPDLLPADLIGTLIYRPQDQEFVVQKGPIFSNIILADEINRAPAKVQSALLEAMQERQVTIGSHTYPLDEPFLVMATQNPVEQEGTYPLPEAQMDRFMLKVVVDYPNRDQELEILQRMSSTKPQIATEAVTSPDEILAARSLVDRIYVDRKVQEYIVDLVIATRNPKAYGLAIDEFIHYGASPRATINLTLAARANAFLQGRGHVLPTDVKEIALDVLRHRVILTYEAEAEEKTSDDIVRTIMDAVPIP encoded by the coding sequence ATGACAACCTCCATGACGCACGAACAGATTGAAGCCCTTTCTGAGGAAATCAAGGACTCTAGCAAACCATTCCGCCAACTGATTGCCGAGGTCGGCAATACGATCGTTGGCCAGGAAGAACTGATTCATCGTATGCTCGTTGGCCTGCTTGCCAACGGCCATTTGCTGATTGAAGGTGTTCCCGGCCTGGCGAAGACGACGGCAGTTTCTTGTCTGGCGAAAGGTATCCAGACTGGTTTCCAGCGACTGCAGTTTACTCCCGACTTGCTGCCTGCCGACTTGATCGGCACGTTGATCTACCGTCCGCAAGACCAAGAGTTTGTCGTTCAGAAGGGGCCGATTTTCTCGAATATCATTCTTGCCGATGAAATCAACCGGGCTCCTGCGAAGGTACAAAGCGCACTTTTAGAAGCGATGCAAGAACGACAGGTCACGATAGGCAGCCACACGTACCCGCTCGACGAACCGTTCCTTGTGATGGCTACCCAGAATCCGGTGGAGCAGGAAGGGACCTATCCCCTGCCAGAAGCACAGATGGATCGGTTTATGCTCAAAGTGGTGGTCGATTATCCGAATCGCGATCAAGAGCTGGAGATCCTCCAGCGGATGTCCTCGACCAAACCTCAGATTGCAACCGAGGCCGTTACCAGTCCCGATGAAATCTTAGCAGCCCGCTCGCTCGTCGACCGAATCTATGTCGACCGAAAGGTCCAGGAGTATATTGTCGATCTGGTGATTGCTACTCGTAATCCCAAGGCCTATGGATTGGCGATCGATGAGTTTATTCACTATGGTGCCTCGCCGCGTGCAACCATCAATCTGACTTTGGCTGCCAGGGCGAACGCCTTCTTGCAAGGCCGCGGCCACGTGCTTCCGACCGACGTCAAGGAAATCGCTCTCGATGTTCTCCGGCATCGCGTGATTCTCACTTACGAAGCCGAAGCGGAGGAGAAAACATCCGACGATATCGTTCGCACGATCATGGATGCGGTTCCAATACCGTAG
- a CDS encoding DUF58 domain-containing protein — protein MLPREIIKKIRRIQIHTTRIVDELLAGQWDSAFRGSGIEFEEVRPYQYGDDVRAIDWNVTARSGRPYIKLFKEEREVAVMLLVDQSASQGMGSHWQTKREQVTELGATLAFSAIKGNDRVGLTLFTDGIEKFVPPRKGTRHVLRIIRELLYCEPVGRGTNLTKALDHLNRTARRRSIVFLISDFQDSGYEKALKVARRKHDIIPVVVADEREVKMPNVGLVRLRDAETGRMVTFDTFSRANRRAYEEHARQKMEQRDALFRRLSLDPIHVYTGEDFVESLQKFFHRREKHR, from the coding sequence ATGCTTCCTCGCGAAATCATTAAGAAGATCCGCCGGATCCAGATTCATACGACGCGAATTGTCGATGAGCTGTTGGCTGGCCAATGGGACTCGGCGTTTCGCGGGAGCGGCATCGAGTTCGAAGAGGTACGTCCTTATCAGTACGGCGACGACGTCCGCGCGATCGACTGGAATGTGACAGCACGTTCTGGTCGGCCCTACATTAAACTGTTCAAAGAAGAACGCGAAGTGGCGGTGATGCTGCTGGTGGATCAAAGCGCTTCGCAGGGTATGGGTTCCCACTGGCAGACCAAGCGTGAGCAGGTTACCGAACTCGGCGCCACGCTGGCGTTCTCTGCCATCAAAGGCAACGATCGCGTGGGGCTAACGCTCTTCACCGACGGCATCGAGAAGTTTGTCCCGCCCCGCAAAGGGACGCGCCACGTGCTGCGCATCATCCGTGAATTGCTCTACTGCGAACCTGTGGGACGGGGCACGAACCTGACCAAGGCACTGGATCATTTGAACCGTACAGCGCGGCGGCGATCGATTGTGTTCTTGATTAGTGATTTTCAAGACTCCGGCTATGAAAAAGCGCTGAAAGTTGCTCGTCGCAAGCACGACATCATTCCTGTCGTAGTCGCCGACGAGCGAGAAGTGAAAATGCCCAACGTGGGTTTGGTGCGACTGCGCGATGCCGAAACGGGTCGGATGGTTACCTTCGACACCTTCAGCCGCGCCAATCGTCGAGCCTACGAAGAACATGCCCGGCAAAAGATGGAGCAACGCGACGCCCTGTTCCGCAGATTGAGCCTCGATCCGATTCACGTCTACACAGGGGAGGACTTCGTCGAATCTCTCCAGAAATTCTTCCACCGACGGGAGAAGCACCGATGA
- a CDS encoding VWA domain-containing protein, with product MFHSPWVLLLLLLLPVIAWRLWTGAHKTAVPFSSVEPIAELRPTWRQRLSWLPAALTLAAVAVAIVALARPREGREQTVIDADGIAIEMVVDRSGSMRALDFQIDGKHVDRLTAIKNVADRFIEGDDESAKEQDGLQGRVSDLVGLVTFAGYADAVTPPTLDHAFLMAQLNHQDIVVKRSEDGTAIGDAISLAVEKLNSLDDRQEKKVKSKVLVLLTDGENNAGEVDPQQAAELAKQMDIKIYTIGVGTRGRAPVPVMNPFTGREEIEWAEVNIDEDTLREIAATTGGKYFRATDTESLTAIYREIDQLEKTKIEEQHFVDYRELAIQSIPLGTVSFPPLVLVALGLLCARVVLGNTLLRELA from the coding sequence ATGTTCCATAGTCCCTGGGTACTCTTGCTGCTGTTGCTGCTTCCCGTGATCGCCTGGCGATTGTGGACGGGGGCTCACAAGACTGCGGTCCCGTTTAGTTCCGTCGAGCCGATCGCTGAACTGCGTCCCACTTGGCGGCAGCGATTGAGCTGGCTGCCCGCCGCACTCACCCTGGCTGCCGTCGCAGTAGCTATTGTCGCACTCGCTAGACCTCGCGAGGGTCGCGAGCAAACCGTGATCGATGCCGACGGGATCGCCATCGAAATGGTCGTCGATCGCTCGGGAAGTATGCGGGCACTCGATTTCCAGATCGATGGGAAACACGTCGATCGGTTGACTGCCATCAAGAATGTCGCCGACCGATTTATCGAAGGTGATGACGAATCTGCGAAAGAACAAGACGGCCTGCAGGGCCGCGTGAGCGATCTGGTGGGGCTGGTTACGTTTGCCGGATATGCCGACGCAGTGACACCCCCGACACTGGATCATGCGTTCTTAATGGCGCAACTCAATCACCAAGACATCGTGGTCAAGCGATCCGAGGACGGCACGGCCATTGGCGATGCCATCAGCCTGGCGGTGGAGAAGCTCAATTCGCTCGATGACCGACAAGAGAAAAAGGTAAAGAGCAAAGTACTCGTATTGCTCACCGACGGTGAGAACAACGCCGGCGAAGTCGATCCGCAGCAGGCTGCCGAACTGGCAAAGCAGATGGATATCAAAATCTACACCATAGGCGTGGGGACTCGTGGGCGGGCACCCGTGCCGGTTATGAATCCCTTTACTGGTCGCGAGGAAATCGAGTGGGCCGAAGTAAACATCGACGAGGATACACTGCGAGAGATCGCCGCCACGACCGGAGGAAAGTATTTCCGCGCAACCGACACCGAATCTCTTACCGCCATCTACCGCGAAATTGACCAACTCGAAAAGACCAAGATCGAAGAACAACATTTTGTCGACTATCGCGAACTGGCGATTCAATCGATACCCTTGGGCACCGTGAGTTTTCCGCCACTCGTGCTCGTGGCACTAGGACTGTTGTGTGCCCGAGTAGTCCTGGGAAACACTCTGCTTCGTGAACTTGCCTAG
- a CDS encoding VWA domain-containing protein → MDIQFGNVTQLNWLWLAGLALAAVVFAAGARRQARMRFATANLIHRVLPTSGKFRTALCATLVIAAMSLMVLALVDVRWGKVSREVPQKGIEVMFVLDVSRSMLAEDASPNRLERAKQQIKDVVDEMAGDRIGLVVFAGDARQQIPLTTHYDDFKQALDEVGPHNVRRGGSRLGDALEVASTSFLTKLNAHKAIVVFTDGEDQESDPVEIAKQVHQDSGVRIFTVGLGDMDKGARIPLASDRSNEYLQHDGEQVWSKLHGEILRQVAVETDGAYIPAGTKQVNMADVYHGYIADVEQMEFETAKINQYEARFQWFLAPALLLLLCEIAVSTWPERRVARVRSATTLEKQSHVPQPKPSTLTPEHSTAA, encoded by the coding sequence ATGGATATTCAATTTGGCAATGTGACTCAGTTAAACTGGCTCTGGCTCGCTGGGCTGGCGCTTGCGGCGGTGGTGTTTGCCGCCGGTGCGCGTCGTCAGGCGAGAATGCGGTTTGCTACGGCTAACCTGATCCACCGCGTGTTGCCCACGTCGGGCAAGTTCCGCACCGCACTGTGTGCGACCCTGGTGATCGCGGCGATGTCGTTGATGGTGCTGGCGCTAGTCGACGTGCGTTGGGGCAAAGTATCTCGAGAGGTTCCCCAGAAGGGAATCGAAGTGATGTTTGTCCTGGATGTGTCGCGATCCATGCTGGCCGAAGACGCGTCACCAAATCGACTCGAACGAGCGAAGCAGCAAATCAAAGACGTGGTCGACGAGATGGCAGGCGATCGTATTGGTCTGGTCGTGTTCGCTGGCGATGCCCGGCAGCAGATTCCTCTGACGACGCACTACGACGATTTCAAACAAGCGCTCGATGAAGTTGGCCCTCATAACGTACGAAGAGGTGGATCACGTCTTGGAGATGCGCTGGAAGTGGCTTCCACATCTTTCTTGACAAAGTTGAATGCTCACAAAGCGATCGTCGTTTTTACCGACGGTGAAGACCAGGAAAGCGATCCCGTTGAAATCGCCAAACAAGTACACCAGGACAGCGGCGTACGCATCTTTACGGTCGGCCTTGGTGACATGGACAAAGGAGCGCGCATTCCGTTGGCTTCAGATAGAAGCAATGAATACCTGCAGCACGACGGCGAGCAAGTCTGGTCGAAATTGCATGGTGAAATTCTCCGCCAAGTGGCAGTAGAGACCGACGGGGCCTATATTCCTGCCGGCACCAAGCAGGTCAACATGGCAGACGTCTATCATGGCTACATCGCCGACGTCGAACAGATGGAATTCGAAACCGCGAAGATCAACCAATACGAAGCCCGCTTCCAGTGGTTTTTGGCGCCAGCGCTGCTACTCCTCTTGTGCGAGATAGCGGTCTCAACTTGGCCCGAGCGGCGAGTCGCCCGTGTTCGGTCGGCAACGACATTAGAGAAGCAGAGTCACGTACCCCAACCTAAACCATCCACCCTCACCCCTGAACATTCGACTGCAGCATGA
- a CDS encoding tetratricopeptide repeat protein, whose amino-acid sequence MTICSSLVLLSLASAGPLCAAEADRDLAVQINTANGLLREGDLDGALAAYQEAEQLGPPSADLTYNRAVAQYRKGDVAAAAQHFESVAASDDDAIAAKARFNLGNCDYVAALQQAEKDRPAAIERLESAIKNYRSSLAVDADDAEARANIELAAQMIDKLREEEEQEQQQQQQQDQQQNQENQSQQDQEQQQQDQQDQQQESGEKQDQQQSGQQDQEQQQDEQSQQQQDQSDSNKEGQEQENSEQSTESQQQGEQAQDQQSQEEQSDSEQSAQENSESEPQQQDSQGEQQQESATQPQSKQNQSQQQSAADTQTESPLPEADNAQGEQGKQPPKGELSAAESTDQKDAADRQATPVKALEEGEMTEQEAEKMLQAIRDRDMIRRLRRQAAERNQHIPVDRDW is encoded by the coding sequence ATGACAATATGTTCCAGTCTCGTGTTGCTGAGCCTCGCCAGCGCTGGCCCGCTCTGCGCCGCGGAAGCGGACCGCGATTTGGCCGTACAGATCAACACGGCGAATGGCCTGCTCCGTGAGGGCGACTTGGACGGGGCACTTGCCGCTTATCAGGAGGCGGAGCAACTGGGCCCTCCGTCGGCCGACCTCACCTACAATCGTGCAGTGGCGCAGTACCGCAAGGGCGATGTTGCTGCCGCCGCACAACATTTCGAATCGGTCGCAGCTTCGGACGACGATGCCATCGCCGCCAAGGCGCGCTTCAATCTGGGCAACTGCGACTACGTTGCCGCCCTGCAACAAGCAGAAAAGGATCGCCCAGCAGCCATCGAAAGGTTGGAATCGGCAATCAAGAACTATCGTAGCTCCCTGGCCGTCGATGCTGACGACGCGGAAGCGCGTGCCAATATCGAATTGGCAGCTCAAATGATCGACAAGCTACGTGAAGAAGAGGAGCAAGAACAACAGCAACAGCAACAACAAGATCAGCAACAGAACCAAGAGAATCAGTCTCAGCAGGATCAAGAACAGCAACAACAGGACCAGCAAGACCAACAGCAGGAATCTGGCGAGAAGCAGGACCAACAGCAATCGGGGCAACAGGACCAAGAGCAACAGCAAGACGAGCAGTCGCAGCAGCAACAGGATCAGTCTGATTCTAACAAAGAGGGCCAAGAGCAAGAGAACTCTGAGCAATCCACAGAATCACAACAACAAGGCGAACAAGCGCAGGACCAACAATCTCAAGAGGAGCAATCTGATAGCGAGCAGTCGGCCCAGGAAAACTCCGAGTCTGAGCCACAGCAGCAGGATTCTCAAGGCGAACAGCAGCAGGAGTCGGCGACGCAGCCTCAATCTAAACAGAATCAAAGCCAGCAGCAGTCCGCCGCGGATACCCAGACAGAGTCTCCTTTGCCAGAGGCGGACAATGCTCAGGGCGAGCAAGGCAAACAGCCCCCCAAGGGCGAACTCTCGGCGGCCGAGTCAACCGACCAGAAAGACGCGGCCGATCGTCAGGCAACTCCCGTGAAAGCCCTGGAAGAAGGCGAGATGACCGAACAGGAAGCCGAGAAAATGTTGCAAGCGATTCGTGATCGCGACATGATCCGTCGCCTCCGCCGTCAGGCCGCAGAACGCAATCAACACATTCCCGTCGACCGCGATTGGTAA
- a CDS encoding BatD family protein, whose product MQHFIQNLWRALLLIAALVGSAIQASAGDVRIGISSKETYVGLPVVLQVQVNNATSVEPPVLPKVEGLEIQSRGTPSQSTQIMTVNGRTTRNMSLTYLYDVVPQRTGSFRIPPISIEVDGKEQQTPPFELVASESETGDLMFVEVAGKQQEIYVGQALDLTLKIWLRPFRDVENNIVLSDGNMWQMISPRSNWGVFADRIEQMAANRQRPKAQEVLRKDREGAEHSYYLYEIDATIYPKHSGKIDADDLRLIVEYPTALGRARDPFASMFGDMPFPSGFGMDEFPSPFGRQLTVQSVRPIVADATVESIDVRSILTADRPADYRGAVGDYHIVTEAQTLSVKAGDPIELLIGIVGTGPMELVQAPPLAELPKLTADFKVPSEPLAGFVQDDRKVFSTTIRPRKEGITEIPAIPFTFFDPQQEKFVTVHSKPISIHVDPADTLALDAIVGSRAAVGHRTNQDDAASSGLSSSFQNDTDSSLLNSEAPRHLSPAALLFLFALPPLVVCGIGIARNRNSLSLLLSRLGWGSSRAQTQILEADSADSVSRALQAYLVHRLGLKTDPHDTAATLGSLRAAGHHKLAVRCERVFLAAHQSQVSGVGRPLSLEEMKHEALELISELRTQHEQKHAKPTRWKHSPEDFKRTLGKGSQIASLLVLTATIAFTSQAATAATLQTTPNSTGLEEYHSQSVNAASTLTVEQQQAVLAEASHLYESAMDRSSEDSADAKQAFANAAEKYQMLVDSGIANSRLYVNLANAYLQSGQQGQAIANYKRALAIDPANSMARTNLERATEVISQADNRAGEVDSDFTALVSAGSGWLARSLGSYFLGVTALAAWLVLWLVIGLKVSGFSFPWKSAAVLAAIVAIVSAVLYANNHATSGQTFAIITSPSVTLREGDGQNFPATDQPLREGQEVELVKHRGAWLKVRSESGQIGWVPAENAEVI is encoded by the coding sequence ATGCAACACTTCATCCAAAACTTATGGCGAGCCCTCTTGCTGATAGCAGCCCTTGTGGGCTCAGCGATCCAAGCTTCGGCTGGGGACGTGCGAATAGGAATCTCGTCCAAAGAAACCTACGTCGGCCTGCCGGTCGTTTTGCAGGTTCAGGTCAACAACGCAACGAGCGTCGAGCCGCCCGTGCTTCCTAAAGTGGAGGGACTAGAAATCCAATCTCGCGGTACGCCCTCGCAAAGTACGCAGATAATGACCGTCAACGGCAGAACCACTAGGAATATGTCGCTAACCTATCTCTACGACGTCGTTCCCCAACGCACGGGCAGCTTTCGCATCCCACCCATCTCGATCGAGGTGGACGGCAAAGAGCAGCAGACCCCTCCATTTGAATTGGTCGCATCCGAGAGCGAAACCGGCGACTTGATGTTCGTGGAAGTGGCCGGCAAGCAGCAGGAGATCTATGTCGGCCAGGCACTCGACCTGACCCTCAAGATCTGGCTCCGTCCCTTCCGCGATGTTGAGAACAACATTGTTCTTTCGGACGGCAACATGTGGCAGATGATCTCACCAAGGTCGAACTGGGGCGTGTTTGCCGATCGGATCGAGCAAATGGCTGCAAATCGCCAACGACCCAAGGCGCAAGAAGTGCTTCGAAAAGACCGCGAAGGTGCCGAGCACAGCTACTATCTTTATGAAATCGATGCCACGATTTACCCCAAACACTCCGGTAAGATCGACGCCGACGACCTACGCCTGATCGTCGAATATCCGACCGCCCTCGGCAGGGCGCGCGATCCGTTTGCCTCCATGTTCGGCGACATGCCATTCCCCAGTGGGTTTGGCATGGACGAATTCCCCTCCCCTTTCGGACGGCAGCTTACGGTCCAATCCGTGCGGCCCATCGTGGCTGATGCCACAGTCGAGTCGATCGATGTGCGCTCGATTCTCACCGCCGACCGACCGGCCGACTATCGCGGAGCTGTAGGCGACTACCACATCGTCACCGAAGCTCAAACTCTTTCCGTGAAAGCTGGCGATCCGATCGAACTACTCATCGGCATCGTGGGGACCGGCCCCATGGAACTAGTGCAAGCCCCACCGCTGGCAGAACTCCCGAAACTGACGGCCGACTTCAAAGTCCCCAGCGAACCGCTGGCCGGTTTCGTGCAGGACGATCGCAAAGTTTTCTCCACTACAATCCGCCCCCGCAAGGAGGGCATCACCGAGATCCCTGCCATTCCCTTCACCTTCTTCGATCCGCAGCAGGAGAAGTTCGTCACTGTACATAGCAAACCGATCTCAATCCACGTCGACCCAGCCGACACCTTGGCACTCGACGCCATCGTCGGCAGCCGCGCCGCGGTCGGCCATCGCACAAATCAAGACGACGCAGCATCGAGCGGGTTGTCTTCGTCGTTTCAAAACGACACGGACTCCAGCCTCTTGAACAGCGAGGCGCCGCGACATCTCAGCCCGGCTGCACTCCTGTTCTTGTTTGCACTACCCCCGTTGGTCGTGTGCGGAATTGGAATCGCACGCAACCGCAATAGTCTTTCACTGCTTCTCAGCCGCCTCGGTTGGGGAAGCAGCCGCGCGCAGACTCAAATCCTCGAAGCGGATTCTGCTGATAGTGTGAGTCGCGCCCTGCAAGCCTACTTGGTCCACCGGTTGGGACTTAAGACCGATCCCCATGATACGGCAGCCACGCTCGGTTCCTTGCGCGCCGCCGGACACCACAAGTTGGCAGTCCGCTGTGAGAGAGTATTCCTTGCAGCCCATCAGTCGCAAGTCAGCGGAGTTGGTCGTCCCCTATCACTGGAAGAAATGAAACACGAAGCTCTCGAACTGATTTCGGAACTGCGAACACAACACGAACAAAAACACGCTAAGCCAACGCGATGGAAACACTCGCCAGAAGATTTCAAGCGCACGCTGGGCAAAGGCTCCCAAATTGCAAGCCTGCTGGTCCTCACTGCCACGATTGCGTTTACCAGTCAAGCGGCAACTGCCGCCACCTTGCAGACCACGCCCAATTCAACGGGTTTGGAGGAGTATCACTCCCAATCCGTCAACGCAGCATCGACACTGACGGTCGAACAGCAACAAGCGGTCTTGGCAGAGGCCAGCCACTTGTACGAAAGCGCGATGGATAGGTCCAGCGAAGACTCGGCCGACGCAAAGCAAGCGTTTGCCAATGCTGCAGAGAAGTATCAAATGCTTGTCGATTCAGGCATTGCCAACAGTCGCTTGTATGTAAACTTGGCAAACGCCTATCTGCAAAGCGGCCAACAAGGCCAAGCGATTGCGAACTACAAGCGTGCCCTGGCGATCGATCCAGCAAACAGCATGGCCCGCACCAATCTGGAACGCGCAACAGAAGTCATCTCCCAGGCTGACAACAGGGCGGGTGAAGTCGACAGTGATTTCACCGCCTTGGTGTCGGCTGGTAGCGGATGGTTGGCTCGATCGCTCGGTTCGTATTTCTTGGGTGTGACGGCACTCGCCGCCTGGTTGGTTCTTTGGCTGGTCATCGGCCTGAAAGTATCCGGCTTCAGCTTCCCATGGAAGTCAGCGGCAGTACTGGCAGCCATCGTGGCCATCGTTTCAGCAGTTCTCTACGCGAATAACCATGCGACATCTGGCCAAACATTCGCCATCATCACTTCGCCCTCAGTCACGCTGCGAGAGGGCGATGGCCAAAACTTTCCCGCCACCGACCAACCATTACGCGAAGGGCAAGAGGTGGAACTGGTGAAACATCGAGGCGCTTGGCTCAAAGTTCGTTCCGAGTCGGGGCAAATTGGATGGGTGCCCGCTGAAAATGCCGAAGTGATCTAG
- a CDS encoding TVP38/TMEM64 family protein, protein MIWRNLSAGILLLVVIIALGVYDSAQLHSYLVGIENWIAGLGFWGPVAFLGLFIILTFVFFPDSVLGATAGALFGLWLGFAVVLFGAIVVQCLVFGISRHYFQQRVQQAIDKRPKLVAIQRAANRKGFRLQFLLRLMPLNPVMVSHVLATTGTRFGVFLVACLGLIPGLFVQVYTGYAAKHMIKAAGAPGEHATIHTMLVAGGLVVCLLLMVVVTRVAQAAIVEAETEP, encoded by the coding sequence ATGATTTGGAGAAATCTCTCTGCTGGCATTCTGCTTCTCGTGGTGATAATTGCGCTGGGCGTCTACGACAGCGCCCAATTGCATAGCTACCTCGTCGGGATTGAGAATTGGATCGCGGGATTGGGATTCTGGGGGCCCGTGGCGTTTCTGGGGCTGTTCATCATTTTGACCTTCGTCTTCTTCCCAGATTCCGTACTCGGTGCGACTGCCGGGGCATTGTTTGGACTGTGGCTTGGATTCGCTGTTGTGCTATTCGGGGCAATCGTAGTGCAGTGTCTGGTCTTTGGTATCTCGCGCCATTATTTTCAGCAGAGAGTACAGCAAGCGATTGACAAGCGTCCGAAACTGGTTGCCATCCAACGGGCGGCAAATCGGAAGGGATTCCGGCTCCAGTTCTTGTTGCGACTTATGCCGCTGAATCCAGTCATGGTTAGCCACGTTCTTGCCACCACAGGAACCCGCTTCGGTGTTTTCTTGGTGGCTTGTCTCGGTTTGATCCCGGGGTTGTTTGTCCAGGTTTACACGGGTTACGCTGCTAAGCACATGATCAAAGCAGCCGGGGCACCTGGGGAGCATGCAACCATTCACACCATGCTAGTGGCAGGGGGACTAGTCGTGTGCCTGCTGCTGATGGTGGTGGTGACGCGCGTGGCGCAAGCAGCGATCGTTGAAGCGGAAACGGAACCCTGA
- a CDS encoding class I adenylate-forming enzyme family protein, with product MPMTGPTLEKPVSLSQLLQKGLQAHPDEVALASAEFGWTWRELDLVSTRVAVNLRGLGLQPGDRVATLMPNRTALVIFYLACIKAGLVATPLNYRYQAPEIDHALEVSQAAILLAHVERDSDLEKSDLAGKLPLGRIAYGADDNRSPSFDDLMQKVPVSLDLPTPALDAPLFIFFTSGSTGKPKGVTHTHETFGWMLASTIASFELQPDDTFLPGSSISHIGGTLFSLAGLAAGIRIDVARRFDGDELLPLLEQTRPTMLCMLPSALFNVVRDHNATREHFRSLRACYCGGDKVSAELEREFVDLVGLEIDESYGMSEIGLTTVNPPSGLNKLGSIGRLAAGYQASICDDKGQEVAIGSEGRMWIKSPANMVGYWNRPDATAETMVDGWLDTGDLVRSDGDGYLWFAGRKKQIIVHDGSNICPQEVEESLGEHPAVDEVGVVGIHDLVHGENVRAYITLKPAADRPSVAELIKFSRERVGYKAPEEIVILDEMPLNATGKIDRVTLKQMAESYCPDQ from the coding sequence ATGCCAATGACCGGGCCGACGCTTGAGAAACCTGTTTCCCTATCCCAGCTCTTGCAAAAAGGATTACAAGCCCATCCCGACGAGGTGGCACTGGCCTCCGCTGAATTCGGCTGGACGTGGCGCGAACTCGATTTAGTCAGTACTCGTGTCGCCGTGAATCTACGTGGATTGGGTTTGCAACCAGGAGACCGGGTCGCCACGCTCATGCCCAATCGCACGGCACTCGTGATTTTCTATCTGGCATGTATCAAGGCAGGTTTGGTTGCCACGCCGCTCAACTACCGCTACCAAGCTCCCGAGATCGATCACGCCCTGGAAGTAAGTCAAGCTGCGATTCTGCTCGCACACGTCGAACGTGACAGCGATCTCGAAAAAAGCGATCTGGCCGGCAAACTTCCGCTGGGACGCATTGCCTATGGAGCAGACGACAATCGGAGCCCCAGTTTCGACGACTTGATGCAAAAGGTACCCGTGTCACTCGACTTGCCTACACCGGCACTCGACGCACCCCTGTTCATCTTTTTTACCTCCGGCAGCACCGGCAAACCCAAGGGGGTCACACACACGCATGAAACTTTTGGTTGGATGCTGGCGAGTACGATCGCCAGCTTCGAACTTCAACCCGACGACACTTTCCTTCCCGGGTCGTCAATTTCGCATATTGGTGGCACACTGTTTTCCTTGGCAGGATTGGCTGCTGGAATTCGGATCGATGTGGCCCGCAGGTTCGACGGTGATGAACTCTTGCCGCTCCTAGAGCAAACGCGGCCAACGATGTTGTGCATGCTGCCATCGGCTTTGTTCAATGTGGTTCGTGATCATAACGCCACTCGCGAACATTTTCGCTCGCTGCGAGCGTGTTATTGTGGAGGAGATAAAGTCTCGGCTGAGTTGGAACGCGAGTTTGTGGACTTGGTTGGCCTTGAGATCGATGAATCTTATGGCATGTCGGAAATCGGTCTGACCACGGTCAATCCTCCGTCAGGGTTGAATAAGCTAGGCTCCATAGGCCGACTGGCAGCTGGCTATCAAGCTTCGATTTGCGATGACAAGGGGCAAGAAGTGGCAATCGGCTCGGAGGGGCGGATGTGGATTAAGTCACCCGCCAATATGGTCGGCTATTGGAACAGGCCCGATGCGACGGCCGAGACGATGGTCGACGGCTGGCTCGACACGGGCGACCTCGTCCGTTCCGACGGAGATGGCTATCTCTGGTTTGCAGGCCGCAAGAAACAGATAATCGTGCACGATGGTTCGAATATCTGCCCTCAGGAGGTCGAAGAGTCGCTCGGAGAGCATCCGGCCGTTGACGAAGTGGGTGTTGTCGGGATCCACGATCTGGTTCATGGTGAAAACGTGCGTGCTTACATCACACTAAAACCAGCAGCAGACCGTCCGAGTGTTGCGGAACTGATCAAATTCTCTCGCGAGCGAGTGGGGTACAAGGCTCCAGAAGAAATTGTGATCCTCGATGAAATGCCGCTCAACGCAACGGGAAAAATCGACCGTGTGACGCTCAAGCAAATGGCCGAATCGTATTGCCCTGATCAATGA
- a CDS encoding GxxExxY protein, giving the protein MKTELIHRELSESILGASMKVLNTLKPGLDEKLYERAMAIELKKRGHRVEQQKEFPVHYDEELIGTLIPDLIVDDLVIVDPKVVSAFHDTHMAQMLGYLAITNLRLAILLNFKHAELKWKRVVV; this is encoded by the coding sequence ATGAAGACAGAACTGATCCACCGAGAGCTGAGCGAATCGATCCTCGGTGCTTCGATGAAAGTGCTCAACACGTTGAAACCAGGGCTCGACGAGAAGCTCTACGAACGGGCCATGGCGATCGAGCTGAAGAAAAGGGGGCATCGCGTCGAGCAGCAAAAGGAATTTCCCGTACACTACGATGAGGAGCTCATCGGCACGCTCATACCGGATTTGATTGTCGATGATTTGGTCATCGTGGATCCGAAAGTGGTATCGGCGTTCCATGATACCCACATGGCCCAGATGCTCGGCTACCTGGCAATTACGAACCTACGACTGGCGATCCTGCTGAATTTCAAACATGCAGAGTTGAAGTGGAAGCGAGTAGTCGTCTGA